GACGACGGGGGCGACCACGGCTTCTCCGCCGACCTCGACGGTGAGGCGCTGCTGGTCTACGGGTCGGCGCCGGTCGCCGACGTCGAGGCCTACGTGGGGCTGCTGACCCGCTGAGGGGTCTCGTGACGGGACTTCGTCCCTCCTCGACCGGCGGAGCGGGGGCTCAGTCCTCGGCGTCGGGGCCGATCGCCTCGTCGAGCCGGCGCCGCGCGCCGTCGAGCCACTCCTGGCAGACCTTGGCGAGCGCCTCGCCGCGCTCCCACAGGGCGAGCGACTCCTCGAGGGTGGTGCCGCCGGCCTCGAGGGTGCGGACCACCTCGACGAGCTCCTCGCGCGCCTCCTCGTAGCTCGGCTGCTGGGCGGGGGCGTCACTCATCGGCGTCCTCCTCGACGTCGTGCGGCTCGATGCCGCTGGTGGTGGCGTGGATGCGGC
This genomic interval from Nocardioides palaemonis contains the following:
- a CDS encoding exodeoxyribonuclease VII small subunit; the protein is MSDAPAQQPSYEEAREELVEVVRTLEAGGTTLEESLALWERGEALAKVCQEWLDGARRRLDEAIGPDAED